One part of the Anaeromyxobacter sp. Fw109-5 genome encodes these proteins:
- the bamA gene encoding outer membrane protein assembly factor BamA has product MKGPTDHAAALAALLIASGAVLFPVLATAQDAPPPAVAAQGATVADVKIEGNRRVEVDAIRSAITQRKGQPLDPRGVAKDIRAVMKLGFFSDVVVELQGTPDAPVLVYRVTERPTVRETRIEGNDELSKDDLKDTVELKAFSILDLVAVRKDVKKIKEKYAEKGYYLAEVTHRIDERPDNQVDVVYVIDERAKVQVKEVRFLGNAHVADGELLAVMQTRPGGYLSLLSSMGTYREEAFQHDLQGVQAVYLDRGYVNVKVGNPSIALSPDKRFLHITIPVEEGEQYKIGSIAFTGQLLDREPALRRIVRAKQGEIFSRSKIQQDLFAVGDVFRDLGYAYANVTPLTQTDPAARTLDLTYEIQPGPKVRFERIDIIGNDKTRDKVIRRELRIYEGELYSGTGLRASRQRVNALGFFETVDITTKQGSSEDTIVAVVEVKERATGTFQVGAGFSSYENFILTGQISQNNFFGWGQTLSLQVQWSSVRQLGQIQFVEPYFLDTKWTFAFDLYATEGIYTTFTRRAVGGSMTWGYELNGLAPYWSFARHLEDMRLFATYTNERVDVSASGLAAQSVQQFKDGTTSALRLSLQWDRRDNRLFPTRGFFLSGSAEVAPPLLAPESLFGDVILFTRYAVDARAYRPIWLGLVGRAKLTLGYIRDWDSQHRVPISEKYYVGGINSVRGYRYLSISPVEFVPTWQDPSARRGALYVGGDKQVVLNLELEFPLFKAVGVRGVVFSDFGNAFAPGEFSDPNVPYSLYKSVGFGFRWQSPIGPLRFEWGIPLDRRREDPVNGGDYIDQAVDFQFTIGNFF; this is encoded by the coding sequence GTGAAGGGACCGACCGACCACGCGGCCGCGCTCGCCGCGCTCCTCATCGCCAGCGGTGCCGTCCTCTTCCCGGTCCTCGCGACCGCTCAGGACGCGCCGCCGCCCGCCGTGGCCGCGCAGGGCGCCACCGTCGCCGACGTCAAGATCGAGGGGAACCGGCGCGTCGAGGTGGACGCGATCCGGAGCGCGATCACGCAGCGCAAGGGGCAGCCCCTCGACCCGCGCGGCGTCGCCAAGGACATCCGGGCGGTGATGAAGCTCGGCTTCTTCTCGGACGTCGTCGTCGAGCTGCAGGGCACGCCCGACGCGCCCGTCCTCGTGTACCGGGTGACGGAGCGCCCCACCGTCCGCGAGACGCGCATCGAGGGGAACGACGAGCTGTCCAAGGACGACCTCAAGGACACCGTCGAGCTGAAGGCGTTCTCGATCCTCGATCTCGTGGCCGTCCGCAAGGACGTGAAGAAGATCAAGGAGAAGTACGCCGAGAAGGGCTACTACCTCGCCGAGGTCACGCACCGCATCGACGAGCGGCCCGACAACCAGGTCGACGTCGTCTACGTCATCGACGAGCGCGCGAAGGTGCAGGTGAAGGAGGTGCGCTTCCTCGGCAACGCGCACGTGGCGGACGGCGAGCTCCTCGCGGTCATGCAGACGCGGCCCGGCGGGTACCTCTCCCTGCTGAGCTCGATGGGCACGTACCGGGAGGAGGCGTTCCAGCACGACCTCCAGGGCGTCCAGGCCGTCTACCTCGACCGCGGCTACGTGAACGTGAAGGTCGGGAACCCGTCCATCGCGCTCTCGCCCGACAAGCGGTTCCTGCACATCACCATCCCGGTCGAGGAGGGCGAGCAGTACAAGATCGGCAGCATCGCCTTCACCGGCCAGCTCCTCGATCGCGAGCCGGCGCTGCGCCGCATCGTGCGCGCCAAGCAGGGCGAGATCTTCTCGCGCTCCAAGATCCAGCAGGACCTGTTCGCCGTCGGGGACGTGTTCCGCGACCTGGGGTACGCCTACGCGAACGTCACCCCGCTGACGCAGACCGACCCGGCCGCGCGCACCCTCGATCTCACCTACGAGATCCAGCCGGGGCCGAAGGTCCGCTTCGAGCGCATCGACATCATCGGCAACGACAAGACGCGCGACAAGGTCATCCGCCGCGAGCTGCGCATCTACGAGGGCGAGCTGTACTCGGGCACCGGCCTGCGCGCCTCCCGCCAGCGCGTGAACGCCCTCGGCTTCTTCGAGACCGTCGACATCACGACGAAGCAGGGCAGCTCCGAGGACACCATCGTCGCCGTCGTCGAGGTGAAGGAGCGCGCCACCGGCACCTTCCAGGTCGGGGCCGGGTTCTCGTCGTACGAGAACTTCATCCTCACCGGGCAGATCTCGCAGAACAACTTCTTCGGGTGGGGGCAGACGCTCTCCCTGCAGGTGCAGTGGTCCTCCGTCCGCCAGCTCGGGCAGATCCAGTTCGTCGAGCCGTACTTCCTCGACACGAAGTGGACCTTCGCCTTCGACCTGTACGCGACCGAGGGCATCTACACCACGTTCACGCGGCGCGCGGTCGGCGGCTCGATGACGTGGGGCTACGAGCTGAACGGCCTCGCGCCCTACTGGTCGTTCGCCCGCCACCTCGAGGACATGCGGCTCTTCGCGACGTACACGAACGAGCGCGTGGACGTGAGCGCGTCGGGGCTCGCGGCGCAATCCGTCCAGCAGTTCAAGGACGGCACGACCAGCGCGCTGCGCCTGTCCCTCCAGTGGGACCGCCGCGACAACCGGCTCTTCCCGACGCGGGGCTTCTTCCTGTCCGGCAGCGCCGAGGTGGCGCCGCCGCTCCTCGCGCCCGAGTCGCTCTTCGGCGACGTGATCCTCTTCACGCGGTACGCCGTCGACGCGCGGGCGTACCGGCCCATCTGGCTGGGGCTGGTGGGCCGCGCCAAGCTGACGCTCGGCTACATCCGCGACTGGGACTCCCAGCATCGGGTCCCGATCTCCGAGAAGTACTACGTCGGCGGCATCAACTCCGTGCGCGGCTACCGCTACCTGTCCATCTCCCCCGTGGAGTTCGTGCCGACCTGGCAGGATCCCAGCGCGCGGCGCGGCGCCCTCTACGTCGGCGGCGACAAGCAGGTGGTCCTGAACCTCGAGCTCGAGTTCCCGCTCTTCAAGGCGGTCGGCGTGCGCGGCGTCGTGTTCAGCGACTTCGGGAACGCCTTCGCCCCCGGCGAGTTCAGCGACCCGAACGTGCCGTACTCGCTCTACAAGTCGGTCGGCTTCGGCTTCCGCTGGCAGAGCCCGATCGGCCCGCTCCGGTTCGAGTGGGGCATCCCCCTCGACCGCCGCCGCGAGGATCCCGTGAACGGGGGCGACTACATCGATCAGGCCGTCGACTTCCAGTTCACGATCGGCAACTTCTTCTGA